The following are encoded together in the Panicum virgatum strain AP13 chromosome 6K, P.virgatum_v5, whole genome shotgun sequence genome:
- the LOC120711443 gene encoding protein PAF1 homolog has translation MASYRPYPPPQQHPPPPPPQGGFPPQMNPYAPPPQQQAPYGRMPAPPYHAGAPPPPPPGPPPPHQPQFNFGPGPPQQPPPPPQMYYQPPPPPYGGTSNPPPPPPSAPPPPPSPPPAAPPPPPPPPAQPPPAQAPPVPKEQQPKAALPRTETEEERRARKKREFEKQRVEDRKQQQMMRQTQAHILQKTQQVRTSQQQPSSQSRHHHPPGGSRAAATGSRPASAPNAERFENRLKKPTTFLCKHKFRNELPDPSAQLKWLPLNKDKDRYTKYRITSLEKNYMPKMIVPEDLGIPLDLLDMSVYNPPAVQPPIAPEDEELLRDDEVLTPIKQEGIRKKERPTDKGVSWLVKTQYISPLSTDAAKTSLTEKQAKERRESRMGRNAFLDSLNDREKQIKAIEESFRAAKSRPVHQTKRGMQAEWVMPLLPDFDRYDDPFVMVNFDGDPTADSEQYNKLERPIRDECESRAVMKSFSVNGSDPTKQEKFLAYMAPAPHELARDLDDEDDIQYSWLREYHWEVRGDDKDDPTTYLVTFDEEEGARYLPLPTKLVLQKKKAKEGRSGDEIEHFPVPSRITVSRTAHGGTMERGESSGMHENLKRQRSPVDDDLDENQKHSRGDVDQYSGEEYSE, from the exons atgGCATCGTACAGGCCGTACCCGCCACCGCAGCAGcacccgccgcccccgccaccgcAGGGCGGCTTCCCGCCGCAGATGAACCcgtacgcgccgccgccgcagcagcaggcgcCGTACGGCCGGATGCCGGCGCCGCCTTACCACGCGGGtgccccgccgcctccaccacccggcccgccgccgccgcaccagccGCAGTTCAATTTCGGCCCCGGGCCCCCGCAgcagcccccgcccccgccgcagaTGTACTAccagcccccgccgccgccctacggCGGGACCAGCaacccgccaccgcctcccccttCGGCGCCACCCCCGCCTCCGTCCCCTCCCCCTgcggccccgcccccgccccctccgcctccggcccAGCCGCCGCCTGCCCAGGCCCCGCCGGTCCCCAAGGAGCAGCAGCCTAAGGCCGCGCTGCCGAGGACCGAGACGGAGGAGGAGCGACGTGCGCGGAAGAAGCGTGAGTTCGAGAAGCAGCGGGTGGAGGACCGGAAGCAACAGCAGATGATGCGCCAGACGCAGGCCCACATTCTGCAGAAGACGCAGCAGGTGCGCACTTCACAGCAGCAGCCGTCGTCGCAGAGTCGCCACCACCATCCACCGGGTGGCTCTCGGGCAGCGGCAACTGGGTCTCGCCCAGCATCAGCGCCTAATGCTGAGAGGTTTGAGAACCGGCTCAAAAAGCCAACAACATTCCTGTGCAAGCACAA GTTTAGGAATGAACTCCCAGATCCAAGTGCCCAGCTGAAATGGCTGCCCCTGAATAAGGATAAGGACCG ATATACCAAATACAGGATAACTTCATTGGAGAAAAATTACATGCCTAAAATGATTGTCCCAGAGGATCTTGGGATACCTCTCGACCTACTTGACATGAGTGTATACAA CCCCCCTGCTGTTCAGCCACCCATAGCTCCTGAAGACGAAGAGCTACTGAGAGATGATGAGGTCCTCACCCCTATTAAACAAGAAGGTATAAGGAAAAAGGAGAGGCCCACTGACAAAGGTGTTTCTTGGCTGGTCAAAACACAATATATATCTCCATTGAGTACTGATGCAGCCAAAACG TCCCTTACTGAGAAGCAAGCGAAGGAAAGGCGGGAATCAAGGATGGGTCGTAATGCTTTCCTGGACAGTCTTAATGATAG AGAGAAACAGATCAAAGCCATCGAAGAATCCTTCAGAGCAGCCAAATCACGGCCTGTTCACCAGACTAAACGTGGGATGCAAGCTGAGTGGGTTATGCCTTTGCTACCTGATTTTGATAG GTACGATGATCCGTTTGTCATGGTGAATTTTGATGGAGACCCAACTGCTGATTCTGAGCAGTACAACAAGCTTGAAAGACCCATACGTGATGAATGTGAATCCCGG GCTGTGATGAAAAGTTTTAGTGTTAATGGTTCAGACCCTACAAAACAAGAGAAGTTTTTGGCATACATGGCCCCAGCACCCCATGAG CTTGCTAGAGACttggatgatgaagatgatatcCAGTATTCTTGGCTAAGAGAGTATCACTGGGAA GTAAGAGGAGATGATAAAGATGATCCGACAACATACCTTGTCACATTTGATGAGGAGGAGGGTGCAAGATATTTG CCTCTTCCTACTAAACTAGTTTTGCAGAAGAAGAAAGCTAAGGAGGGGAGGTCGGGGGATGAAATTGAGCATTTTCCAGTGCCTTCCCGAATTACCGTGAGCAGAACAGCTCATGGCGGTACCATGGAGCGTGGAGAGTCTTCAGGCATGCAT GAGAATTTAAAGCGCCAAAGATCTCCTGTTGATGATGATCTTGATGAGAACCAAAAGCATTCTCGGGGAGATGTTGATCAATATAGTGGAGAAGAATATTCTGAGTGA